The nucleotide window TAAGTGGCGATAAGCAATCCAAAGCCCAACATATTGCTGCAACGCTGGGCATTGATGAAGTAATTGCTGAGAAAACACCTGAACAAAAGCTTCAGATCATTGCACAAAAAAATGCGGAAACACCCACTGCTATGGTAGGTGACGGCATCAATGATGCGCCTGCCTTAGCCAAAGCCACCATTGGCATTAGTATGAGTGATGCTTCCCAGATCGCCATGCAAACCGCGCAAGTGGTTTTAATGAACCACGGATTGAAAAACCTGCCGATGGCTTTAGGGCTTGGAAGGCATACTTATAAAACTATAAAAGAAAACCTGTTCTGGGCTTTCTCTTATAATATCATTGCCATACCCATCGCTGCATTGGGTTTTTTAACGCCTTCTTTCGGTGCTTTGATCATGGCTTTTAGTGATGTGGTGCTGGCGGCCAATAGCAGCCGGTTGCTGGTGAAAAAAGTGGATTAAGAGATCATTAATATATGGCCACGAACACGAATGAAAAAATATCCGTGCATTCGTGGCCATAACAACAACAATATTATCTGCCGACAGATTACTCTCTACACCGCCGCAACAGACCGGCTCTTCTTAATAATCCATTGTATCACCAACACTGAAACAATCAGCAACCCCATTGGGATCAGCAATACGTAAAAAGCCTTCACTCCTCCTACTTCTCCAAACAATATACCCACGATCCGCGAACCGAGGGTACCACCTAATGCTGAAAAAATAATAATGAGGCCGGACATAGGAGAATGCAGGTTCTTCGGCAAATGACTTAATACCGTAGAATTGAGTAAAGGATAAATAGGTGCAATAAACAAGCCTATCAGCGGTAACATAAAACCCAGCACCGGCACATCTGAAATACTGACCAACCGGGTAACATGAGCAGCAACATTGAGCTGCGGCAATATAGCCAGCAATAAGGCAATAGAAAGCAGCGCACAGCCAATAACAATAACTGCCCAGGATATTTTTTTTGACAACCATCCGGCCACAAATCTCCCCACCGCCAGCGATATAGCCAGCAGCGAAGCCATCTGTACACTTAGCTTTTCAGAAAAAGAAAAGATCTTTTCATTAAACCTCGGCAACCAGGTCATAATGCCCTGCTCAATCATTACAAAGAAAAAAGCAGAACAGATAAAAACAAGCACTAAAGGCACTGCAATCAATGATAAAGAGCTTTTGATATCTTCCTTCCAGTTAGCGCCTGCAGTGGGCGCAGGTATCTGTACATTCGATACAACAAGAAACAAAAACGACAATAGTATGCCGCCGCAAAGGAACAGGTATACATTCAGCCAGGCATTGGCGTCAGTTTCTGAATAAAAAGCGGGGAACAGGAAATAAGCACTGGCAATGCCTACCATAAAAAAGCCTTCTACGGAGCTCATTAAAGCTGAATGTTGCCGGGGACTATCGGTAACCACACCCACCAAACTATACACCGATAATTTGATCAGAGCAAAGCTCACCCCTACCGACAGGAACATCATTTTGGCAGCCCAAAAGCTATTGCCAAAGCGCATGCCTAAACAGCCTATAAACACAATTCCCAGCGCAATCAGCATTGCTCTTTTATAACCAATGCGCGGTAAAAAAGAAGCAACAAAAAAAGATACAATGGCAATGGGCAGATCTTTAAATGCCTCCAATACAGATGCGGCTTTTTCATTAACGCCATATACGTTAATAGATTTGGCTATAACAATACCCACGCTATTGAGCAGTATAGCAAAAACAAAATAGTTGATGTAAAGCGATAGCTTGATTTTCCAGTTAGTTGACATAGTTGAGCTTTAAAAATGAAAGGCCATTAGTAAATTAATGGCCTTTCAGAAAACAACGGAAGCAATTAATAACCTGTATTTTGTTTCAAATTAGGATTTACCGCGATCTGCTGACTTGGTATTGGGTACACCAAAGTCTTAGGATCTGGATCAGCAGCTTTCTCCTGCCATGCCACCAGGAATTTTCCAAAGCGGATCAGGTCCTGCCTTCTCCAGCCTTCCCAATACAGCTCACGGGCACGTTCGTCTAACAAGTTGTCCAATGTTAAGGAACCAAAAGCAGCAACGCCCCGGTTAGCTCTTATGCCGTTTACCAGGCCCAGCGCTTCGCCTGCAGTTCCGGTGCCACCTCTTAATATAGCTTCTGCCTGCATCAGCAGCACATCCGAATAGCGATACACAACCCAGTCATTATTACGCTGTCCTGTAACGCTATAGTCGAATGCATATTTCATAGGGCGTATGCCCGCCGTTTCCAGCGTAGCGCCCGATGTGCGTATGGTTACTTCACGGGTAAATACCAATGGCGCATTAGCAGGGTTCCGGGCCATTAAAGGTTCATTCGTTTTCCAGTTATACTGCTGTCCTGCAAAAAAGCCAACATTTTGTCTTTTAAAGCCTTTTGTTTTATTATAAGTGGTATCTGCAGCATAATTATAATAAATACCACGCCTTTCATCGTTTGCAGCAAACTTATCATAGTAGTCAGATAAAGTGCACCAGCCATTCCATCCCCCGGGCGTCATATTATAGTGTGCAATAGTGTTCCAGGCGCGATCTACGTTCCCGCCCCTTTCTCCGTTTTTATTCAATAAGGTATAAATATTCTCGGTAGACTTTACATCATTATCCGGTGCGAAGTTATCGAAGTATTTACCGGCGCCTGATACGGTGTACAAGCCAGATGCTGTGATTTCTTTGGCTAATGTAATTACCCGGTTCATATCTTCAGCCGCAAATGTCGGCGCCTGCCGGTTTAAAAAAGCACCTTTATTCAGGTATATTTTCATCAGCAATACTTTGGCTGCATTACGGTTGGCTACATAAGCAGCGGTAGGCCCATTGGCGGGTAAGCTGTCCAAAATCTCATTCAGGTCTTTCACCATATAATCGATAGCGGCTTGCGGCTGCAACACTTCGGGAGCGATCCTGAAATCTTCCAAAGCTGCTCCCTCTCTTACCGGAACCACACCATACAGGTCTATCATATCAAACATAGCTAAAGCTCTTATAAATTTAGCTTCGGCAGCCTGTTGGGCACTGGGGCTATACTTCAACACATTGGTAGCATTATAAATGGCTGTGCCCAGGCTTACGAAAGTATTATTCATATAACCGTTATCGGCGTTCCAGGTATGCAGGTGAATGGCCCGGTGCATACCATTATCATCCCAGTCTCCACCTCGGGTAGGTGCCATTGCAGCGTCGGTAGATATTTCCTGCATTACCCAACGTTGCTCTTGTTGATAAGGCGTATTAAGAGAAGTATAGGCCGTTACCAAAAGACCTCCTGGATCAACATTACTATTGCCTTCCCCCAGCTCACCTTTAAATTCTTCTGCCAGTTTGGTACAGGATACACTGCCTGTAATAACCGACCCTAACATTAATGTATATAATAAGTATTTAGATTTCATCTGTTTAATTTTAACGTCCTCGGGTTGTTACCGTCCGGACAGGTTATCAATGGCTATTTGTACACCGCTTTAACATGCTCCTTTATATTTTAAAGCGAGAAAGAAACACCTAACAATACAGTTCTCGCAGGCGGATAAGGCAGGTACTCAATACCTAAAGAAGGGATGCCGTTGGTTGCTCCATCGGTGTTCACTTCAGGATCAAACCCGGTATATTTGGTAATGATAAACAGGTTTTGACCCGTAAGCGAAATGTTGAAATTCTTCAAAGCATTACCGATATTACCTACCCTGTACCCTAATGTAAGGTTGGCCATTTTCAGGTAGTTGCCTTTTTCCAGGTATCTGGTTGAAGGCGCAGCCGAGTTAGAAGTAGATTCTTTCACACCTGTATTGAAAAATGAAGATCCTATATTCCGTAGAGAAAGATTACTCAAACCAAGCGTAGTAGCTGCCGTATTATTAAACAGGTAATGCCCCATAGCCCCGTTCATATTAGCGCCTAAACTGAATTTCTTGTACGTAACATTGGTAGAAATACCCAGCAAAGTTGTGGGGTTCGGGCTATTATTATAGAACTTATTGATGGCCGGATCGTTGGCACTGCTGATGCTGCCATCGGCACCGCGATACATACTCATACCTGTTTGAGGGTCGATGCCTTCATGAATAGCCAGGTACCAAACATTCAATGGCTGGCCATTTACCATACGCTGACCCAATACGCCAGAGAAGCCCTGGCCTCTTAACGCACCTGTTTCATAATATCCCACCAGGCCACTTACGCTATTTTTCAGGAAGGTAACGTTACCGGTCAGGTCCCAGGTCCAGTCTTGTGTTTTAACCACCGTCCCTGTCAATGCGATCTCCACACCTTTGTTTACGATCTCACCATCCAGGTTCACCCAAACACGACCCGCAGGTGCCGGCTGGGCAAGGGTTTGCTCAAATAAGGCATCGGTAGTTTTTTTATTGAAGTAATCAATCGATCCATATAAACGATTGTTCAGGATGGAGAAATCGATACCGGCATTGATGGTAGCCGAGGTTTCCCATTTTAAATCGGGGTTGCCATAGTTTGCCTGGCTGATGCTGCGGTTGCCAAATACCAGCCTGTTCAAAGACGCACCGGAAGGAAACTCCTGGTTACCGGTTTTACCCCAGCCTAACCTCAACTTCAGCTGGCTGATATTATTGTTGCCTTTTAAGAATGCTTCTTCAGCAATATTCCAGGCCACCGCCAAAGACGGGAAAATAGCATATTTATTATTGGCACCGAACTTGGTAGATCCGTCTCTCCTGGCCGTAGCCGTAAATAAATAACGATTCAGGTAATTAAAACCCCCTCTGACAAAAAGCGACTGTAATTGATTGGTTGGACTTCTATAAGAAGCTATTTCTCTTGTGGCAGGAGTAGAATACTGCATATAATCGAAATAGTCCAGCCCAACAAAATTAAACCCTCGTCCAAAAGTGATATTATTATTGAAATTATAATCCAGATATTCATAACCGGCAACCGCATTAATATTCCAGTCATCGTTCACCTGCTTGTTATAAGAAAGTGTATGCGTCATCTGCTGGTTGGTTTCGCCATTGTTGGATATGAATGCCTGCTCATCATTTAAACCGTTAGCAGGATCGATGATACCTGCTCTGTAAATCCCTTCCCGGTTACCGGTTTGTCTCATCACACTGTATATAAACTTGTATTCCAGGTCGTCGGTAATTTTATAATAAGGCGCCAAATTCACCACCATGGTATTGGTTACCGAGCGATCTTTAAACGCATCAATAGTAGCCAGTGGGTTGCGGGTAGAAGTATTGATAAAAGTAAGATTACCATTTTCATCTCTTAACGGCCTTGTAGGGTTCCACTGCAAAGCCTGCGATATCAGGTTACCCTCCGAACCCACCATGGCATTGATAGGCGCATACTGGTTATTGGTTTGGGTAAGGAACAATGAAAAATCAAGTCCCAATCTCCTGCTTTCTAAAAACCGGAAATTACCGGTAAAGTTGGCTGTATACTTTTTCAATTGCGATCCGGTAATAATACCATTTTGATTCAGGTAACCGCCTGACAGACGATACTTACCATGCTCAGTACCACCGGCTACATCCGCATAATAATTTTGTGTTACCGCATTACGGGTAATGGCCTTAAACGCATCTACATCGCTTCCAAAATCAGCATTGGCGGCTTCCGAAGGAGTGTAGAAGTTCAACGCTTCTCTGAACCGGGCGGCATCCAATACATCAGGATACTCCCGCATATTAGAGATACCTGCCGACGCACCTACCGATAATACGGGAGGGCCGGCCTTACCTTTTTTAGTTGTGATAATTACCACACCATTCGCACCGCGTGAACCGTAGATGGCCGTAGCTGAGGCATCTTTTAAAATGTCCATACTGGCTATATCGCCGGGATTCAGGTAGGTAAGCGGGTTACCCCTGTCTGAAGAAAAGCCGCCCCTGCCTTCAGGCAGCGGTGAGTTACCCGACATAGGCACCCCATCTAATACAAATAAGGGGTTATTACTGGCCCTGATGGAAGAGTTACCCCTGATGCGCACGGTAACAGACCCGCCGGGCTGACCGGTATTGTTGATCACCATCACACCCGGTGTTTTACCCTGTATCAGCTGATCGGGATTTGTCATAATACCCTTGTTGAAATTTCTTTCGCTGATGGTTACCATCGATCCGGTGAGGTCTTTCTTTCTTGCTGTTCCATAACCGATCACTACTACTTCATCAATGCTCTGGGTAACCGGTGTTAAGGTAAAGTCTACGGTCTGGGCCTTACCGTCTGCAATATTTACCGATTGGGTACCTGATGCATATCCTACAAAAGAAGCCGTAACCGTATAGCTACCATCTTCTAATTTGCTGAAAGAAAAAGAGCCATCACTTCCAACCGAAATACTTAAGTTTTTTTCCACAACCACTACTGTAGCACCGGCTAAAGCTTCTCCTTTATCGGAGCTTACTTTCCCGCTAATGGTCCCAGACTGGGCGTAGCTGTTAAAGGCGAAAAGAAATTGCAGCAGCAGCAACACGCCGGCAATTTTTGTAATCCGCCCCATCCATAAAGGTGGTCTTTCCATAATCATTGAGTTTAAAGTTTGAGTAAAAAAAAGATTCATTGGCAAAACATTTATTAATTATTAGCTGTTCTCACGCATTTTTCATTTTCAGGTAAACGCCATTGGTCCACCCAAAACCATCCTGGTTAGGATATTCGCCTCCGGTGTTCTTTCCATCGTACTTCTTCATCACCGGATACTTTTCCATTAACTTTCCGGTTTGTGCAAAACGGTACTCTATATTGCTCATCCAGTTACTCCGGATAGCCCCGGCCAGATCCCGGTCGCCATACCGCAAAGCTGCTTTGTAACCAATCCATTGCAAAGGAGCCCATCCGTTGGGCGCGTCCCACTGCTGATCCGTAGCCACATCGGTGGTTAACAGTCCGCCTTCCTTTAGCAGGTGCGCTCTTACAAATGCAAGCACCTGCGCGGCATGTTCAGAAGAGCTGATCCCAACATACAACGGGAATAGCATAGCAAGCGATCTTGATACAGTATGCTGCTTTTTCAGAAAATGATAGTCTTTATATACTCCATCCGCTTCGTTCCATAAGTATTTTTCTATGGCGTCAATTCTCCCGGCAACTATCGTTTCATATTTACGTCTCATGCTCCCGTTACCCGAAACTGTATAAGCATCCAATAATGTTTGCTCCAGATGCAACAACATACAGTTCAGATCTATCGGAATAATTTCTGTAGTACAAATACTGTGCAGATTATTACCATCGGCAAGCCACCGGCTCGAAAAATCCCAGCCCGACTCACAGGCAGCTCTTAAATTCCTGTATAAATTTTTATTGCCGGGCACTTTATTCATTAAAGCTATATCTAATGCATACCCTTCCGGCCTGGGTGTGTTTTCGGTATCCCAATAACGGTTCAACAAAGCCCCATCTTCCATTTTTACTACATGTAAGCTGGCTGGTTGCTGGTTGAGATTTTCAGCACCCCGCATCCAGAAACCGTACTCTTTTTCCAGCGCTTCCCTGTATTTTACGAGTACAGCGTCTCCTTTTTTATCCTGCAGCAAGCGCACCATAGAGGAATAAAAGGGTACCTGTGAACGCGTGAGATAATAAGTACGATTGGCATTAGGTATAAACCCGATACTGTTAATAAGGTAAGTGAAATTATCTACCATCCCTTCTACCAGGTCCAACCGGCCGCTTTCGGCCAATCCCAGCATCGTAAAATAGCTGTCCCAATAGTATAATTCATTAAACCGTCCGCCCGGAGCCACATACGGATGCGGCAATCCTATCAGGGAGCCTTTATCCAAATTATTGAAACGTGTTAAGCTGTCCCAAAGATTATGGATATAGTCACATATGGAGCCGGCATCTGAAGACAAATTGGCTTCGGCGCTGGTGGGAATAAAAAAGTTTTCTCTTATAAAAGCTAAAAGATCAAAGCCTGGCCAATTTTTCTGATTCGCATACTTGGCGGCAATATATGGCAATGCAAACAACGGTTCTGCATCAGCAAAAGTTTTCTGGTCCTTAAATACGTGTTGAGCCTGCACATCGGCAAACAAAGCTCCTATGGCTGAGGTTGTATCCGTAGCAATCATAATAAATAAATTTCTTTAGCAATCTGCAAAGCATGCTGCAATCAGGTGGCAATCATGTAAAAAATCCTGGCAGCCTTATCGTTTTCTTCTTAAACAAAAATGCATCAACTGATCATTTCTTCATACAACGGTATTCACTTTTTATTGAACTGTATTAATCATTTTTTATTTATATTTAACAGAATAATGAAAATAGAATACGAAATTGTAAAACCAGACAAGGGAAGCTCCTTCCGGCTTCTGCATCATAAAATGGTGCGTGAGTCCGATTTTGTATGGCAATTTCATTATCACCCCGAATATGAGATTGTATTTGTACCCCAGGGAAGCGGCACCCGGCACGTGGGGAATCATTTAAGTACTTATCACCAGGGAGATCTTGTGCTGATCGGTAGTAATTTACCCCATTCGGGTTTTGGCCTCAACTCGTCGGGGCTGCACGAAGAAATGGTATTGCAGGTAAAGCCTGAGTTTATCCCCCTGCATTTTGCCGAAATGAATCAGGTAGAATCATTGCTTGATCGGGCGAGGTATGGCATTTCATTTTACGGAACGACCAGGGATCATGTGGGCGATATTATGGCAGCGATGGTTCATCAACCACCGTTCCAAAGAATGATCCGGTTACTGGAGATCCTGGAAAAACTGGCTGGATCCGAAGAGTATACTATTCTCAATAGCAGTATTGTTTCACCTGCCTTGCTTTCTAAACATAAGGCGCGGCTGCAAAAGGTTTTTTCTTACGTAGAAAAAGAATACGCAGGTGAAGTACAGGTGCAAAAAGCAGCGGCACTGGTAGGACTGTCGGTACCTTCCTTTTGTAATTTCTTCAAAAAAACCACGCAGATCACTTTTTCTGATTTTGTGAATCAATACCGCATACAGAAATCGTGCATGTTGCTGCACCAGGACAAAAGTATATCTGAGATTTGTTTCGAATGCGGCTTTAACAATGTAACCTATTTTAACCGCCTTTTTAAACAGATCATGAATGAAACCCCTTCGGCTTTTAAAAAGAAGATAGGCAGCCTCGGTGAAGTGGCATAGCGCATTTTTGCTGCCTCCGGAAATTTATTTCTTTTCTTCACCGGTGTCCGTGCCCGTTCTATGATAATTAGCGTATTTTAGAGCCGGCGTAATCAGCCCGATATGAATTCACTGGCGCAGGAAACTCTTAAAGAATATTTTGGTTTCGATCATTTCCGCCCCATGCAGGAGGAAATAGTTGAAGCAGCACTGCAGGGTAACGATGTGCTGGCATTGATGCCCACCGGTGGCGGTAAGTCACTTTGTTACCAGGTACCCGCACTTGCCAAAGACGGCTTATGCCTTGTTATCTCTCCTCTTATTGCGTTAATGAATGACCAGGTTCAGAACCTGAGAAAAAGAAATATTACAGCTTTTAGCATACATGCAGGTATGCAACGTAAAGATGTGATCAGTGTATTGGAAACAGCTGCGCATAGTAACTGCAAATTTTTATATGTCTCGCCCGAGCGGCTGGAGACCGCCTTATTTAAAGAATACCTGCCGGGGCTGGGTGTTAACTTCATTGCGGTTGACGAAGCGCATTGCATATCGCAATGGGGCTATGACTTCCGGCCACCTTATTTACGTATTGTAAAACTACGCGACGAATTGCCGGGGGTACCGGTTATTGCCCTTACCGCTTCAGCCACGCCGTTGGTGCAGCAGGATATTTGTGAAAAGCTTTCTGTTGATGCAGAAAATAAATTCAGGGTATTTCGACAGTCCTTCGAAAGACCAAATCTTTCTTATAGTGTTTTTCATACAGACACCCGTATTAATAAGATCATCTCGGTATTAAAATCAGTTCAGGGTTCAGCTATTGTATATTGTAAAACCAGGAAACGATCAAAGGAAATCAGCGAACTACTCAATGCTCAAAACATCAACGCTGATTTTTATAATGCCGGCCTGCCCTCTGAAGAAAGAGCGGAAAAGCAGGAACGCTGGATTAAAAACCAAATACGTGTAATAGTATGCACCAATGCATTTGGAATGGGTATTGACAAGCCCGATGTGCGTGTGGTAATACATGCCGATGTGCCGGATTGCCTGGAGAATTACTACCAGGAAGCCGGACGTGCAGGGCGCGACGGGGAAAAATCCTATGCAGTATTGCTGTATGATGAAATGGAGCTGGATGCGCTGAAAGCCTTGCCCGACATGCGTTACCCGGGTATCGACATTATCCGGGGTGTATACAGGAATGTAGTGCATTACCTGCAATTACCTGAAGGCGAAATGCCGGGGCATAGCTACGATTTCAACCTGAAGGACTTTATTAAAAAATTTTCGCAGGACATACAAACGACTCTTTTCGGTTTAAAAGCGCTGGAACAAAATGGATGGCTTACGTTCAACGAACAGGTTTTTAACCCTGCCACTATACGTTTTAATATTTATAAAAACGATTTGTACGAATACGAAAAGAACTTCGCCGAATATGAGCCTCTTATCAAAATTCTTTTGCGTACTTACGAGGGTATATATGATTACCCGGTAGCTGTTTCGGAGGGATATATTGCCCATCTTTTAAAATATGATATTGCCGTTGTAAAAGACCAGCTACGCAAGCTACACCTGGACAGGGTGATTATTTACGAGCCGCAAAAAGAAGATCCGCAGGTAATGCTTACAAGAACCCGTATCAAAACGGCATTGCTTCAGATAGATACAGAAGAGCACAATAAGCGGAAAAGCATTTTTACGGAAAGGATTGATAAGATCATCGACTATATTAAAGACACTGATACCTGCCGCAGCAAAATCATTGGTAATTATTTTGGCGATGTTAAAATGAACGATTGCGGCATTTGCGACAATTGCCTGAAAAAGAAAAAATCGGCGTTGTCGCAGGAAGTTTTTAATAAGATTTCAGATCATTTACAACAATTACTGCAAACCCCGACGACAGCTGAAGAAATTTTCAGACAATTAAGCATGTATCATAAAGATCATATCTGGACAGTTATCAATTTTTGGGTAGACGAGGGAAAAGTAACTATAGAAAAAAACGGTACGATCCTTTTTAATCCCTGATGGCAACGCTTATAAAATCATCTCCGTATCCTGCTGAGTGTTTCCTGCGACATACCGAGATAACTGGCTACGGATCCCAAAGGAGCACGCAAAAGAATATCCGGTTCCTCTTCCATCATCTGGTAATATCGTTCTTTAGCTGTCATATATTGCAAAGCATAGATGCGGCGTTCGAGGTTGATCATTAAAGTACCCATTACCGAGATCATAAGCTTGGAAACAGATATAGACGTTTCCGCAAATTTTTGAATACTGTTGAAACTAAGTGTGTTGACTACCGACGCCTCCAGTGCCTCTATACTATTATGAGACGGCTTTTCCAGGAACAGGGTCTCCTTACTAGCCACCAGGCCATTTTCTTTGATAAAGCCAAGCGTCATATCTTTTCCATCCTCATTGTAAAAGGTACGAAGCAACCCGCTTTCCACGAAGTAAATATTCCGGTCGAGGGCCTGTTCTCCTCTTAGTCTTTCTCCTTTGCTAAGCTCCAGTACATTAACATGCTGCAATAAAAAGTCCTTAATATCATCGTCTGTTTTGATAATCCCGGATAAAAAATTCAAGGCGTACATTTTTTCTTTTTCCAAAAATATCGAATATACCGGCATTAAAAAGCTCCTGCTAGACAACAGGAGCTTTATCAACAAATGATAAACGAAAAAAAAAATTTATTGCTTTACTGGCCCTGGTTCCTTCAATGCTCCTATCTTTTTCTTTTTAATAATCAGCAAGAGCCAGCTTAGCATGAAAAAAACAACAATCAGCACCAGCAAATGAATTGTAAATAGTGTTGTGAGAGATCCGCCACCCCGCTCTACCAGCGATATTTTCAAAACGCTCAGATAGGGAGTTAACGGAACTATTGACGTAAAAGCATTAATAAAAGAAGGCATTGCGATGGCCGGCCATGTAAAACCACTCATTATGAAGGCAGGAGAAGCAATTACCATTAGCACCTGGGTGGCTTTTAGCGCGTTGGGGATGAGTATACTCATAAAAACGGCCAGGAATATCGACGCAAGAATAAAAAGCTCGGAGTTTAGTAAAAACATTCCCCAATTAA belongs to Niabella yanshanensis and includes:
- a CDS encoding Crp/Fnr family transcriptional regulator, with amino-acid sequence MNFLSGIIKTDDDIKDFLLQHVNVLELSKGERLRGEQALDRNIYFVESGLLRTFYNEDGKDMTLGFIKENGLVASKETLFLEKPSHNSIEALEASVVNTLSFNSIQKFAETSISVSKLMISVMGTLMINLERRIYALQYMTAKERYYQMMEEEPDILLRAPLGSVASYLGMSQETLSRIRR